One Hippoglossus hippoglossus isolate fHipHip1 chromosome 13, fHipHip1.pri, whole genome shotgun sequence genomic window carries:
- the dynll2a gene encoding dynein, light chain, LC8-type 2a, giving the protein MTDRKAVIKNADMSEDMQQDAVDCATQAMEKYNIEKDIAAYIKKEFDKKYNPTWHCIVGRNFGSYVTHETKHFIYFYLGQVAILLFKSG; this is encoded by the exons atgACTGACAGGAAAGCTGTGATCAAGAACGCGGACATGTCcgaggacatgcagcaggacGCGGTGGACTGTGCCACGCAGGCCATGGAGAAGTACAACATAGAGAAGGACATCGCAGCCTACATCAAAAAG GAGTTTGACAAGAAGTACAACCCCACCTGGCACTGCATCGTCGGGAGGAACTTCGGCAGCTACGTCACCCACGAGACGAAGCATTTCATTTACTTCTACTTGGGCCAAGTGGCCATCCTGCTCTTCAAGTCTGGCTGA